The nucleotide window ACGCCAGATTGACAAGAACTGAAGTACATTGTGGGGCGAGAGTGGTCAAGAAGAAGTGCCAAAACCAGTAAGCATCGACAACAAAGTGATTGCGCTGCCGGAGAACGACGGGCCAGCGGCGAAAGTTCAGCGCGGGGGAGAAGCTCCGGATCTTGAGAGAAGCCGACGCATGCGCCGAGCGCGGTGACGTGGGGAAGCTACTGCGGAAGGAAGGCATCTGCGCGTCGCAGCTTGCGAGCTGGCGGCTGCGCCTCGAGGCGGAGGGGGCCAAGGGTCTGAAAGGAAAGGAGGTGGGGCGTAAGCCGATCAGGGACGCAAAGGATCGGCGGATCTCCGAGCTGGAGAAGCGCAATGTGCATATACCGGCGAACGTGATCAATCAGATCGGGCATCGTGATCGGTCGGAGCGGAGCGACGATGGAAGTTGTTCTGGGGGCAAGGTTACTCGGTCGGGATCTCCTGGGTTGTCTTTCTGCGCGAAGGACCCTTTAGCACGATGCGGTGAGAGTTGTGAAGAAGGCGGTCGAGGATGGCATCTGCCATGGTTTGGTCATTCAGATGTTCGTACCAGCTGTTGGGCGGGAGCTGGCTGGTCATGATGGTGGACCGCTGGCCATAGCGGTCCTCAAGGACCTCGAGAAAGTCCCTGCGCTCCTGCTCACGTGCGGGTGCCAGTCCCCAGTCATCCACCACCAGGACATCTGCGCGCGCGAGCTTTGCAAGAAGGCGCACGTAGCTGCCGTCCGCTCGGGCGAGCGCCAGTTCGTCGAAGAGACGAGAGGCTCGACGGTAGATGGCGGAGAAGCCCTTGCGGCACGCCTGCTGGGCGAGCGCACAGGCAAGAAAGGTCTTTCCGGTTCCAGTCATTCCCGTGACGATCACGTTTTGGTGTTGCTGGATCCAAGCACAGGAAGCCAGCTGACGAACGGTGGCTTTGTCGATCTCTCGGCGTGGTGAGTAGTCGATGTCCTCGATGCAAGCTTGACTCAGGCGTAGCTTGGCTTCTTTCAGCAATCTCGAAAGCCGCTTGTTTTCTCGCGCGAGGCATTCCGCATCGACGAGCAATCCAAGCCTCTCGTCGAAGGACAGTCTGGCGATTTCTGTGTTCTTCTGCTGCTCTGTCCACGTCGTGGCAAAAGCGTCAAGACGTAGGCTGCGAAGCTTGTCGAGTGTCTGTTCCTTCAGCATGTGGTTCCTTCAGTTGTAGTAGTTGGGTCCGCGAATATTCGAATGTGCAGCAGGTGCTGCGCTTGACGAGTTTTCCTGCGAAGGCAAAGGCGAAGCATCCAAGCCGTTTTTCAAGATCGAATCGACATGGCGATAGGACCGCGCGCCCACGGCAACGGCCCGCGCGCATGCGGCCTCCAGCCTTGAGGCGCCGTAGCGCTTCTCCAGGCGCAGAATTCCAAGGCAGGATCGATAGCCCTGCTCCGGGTGGGGCCGATCGCCGAGGATTCGTTCCACCAGAAGGCGCGTCTGTGGTCCGATCGTTGCCGCCCAGTTCGCAATGCGCGAAGGAGACCACTGCATGTGTTTGCGGTGCGCAGCCGGCATATGCTCGGGCACGGTGGTGTGGCGCCCGCGCTGGAAGCTCCTTGCGTGCGAGGCGATGCGATGGCCGTCGCGAATAACCTCAACCGTGAAAGCCGACATCCGAGCCTCGACCTGTTCCCCCACATGCTGATGGGGAACCGAGTAATAGTGACCATCCACCTCGACGTGGTAATCGATGTTCACCTTGACGGCCTTCCACTCGCCGTAGGAGAACGGACGTTCGGGAAGCGGTCGGAGCATCGGTTTATCGAGCCGCTCGAACATCTCGCGCCGGCTGCGTTTGTATATCCGCATCTGCCGGTTGTTCAGGTCCTCAAGCAGTTCCCAAATGCGCTCATTCAACGATACGATCGAGAAGTGCTTCTCGTGGCGCAGACGCGCCAGGATCCACCGCTGTGCGACGCGCACGGCGGTCTCGACTTTGGCCTTGTCCTTGGGATGGTGTGGACGAGCAGGAATGACTGACGTTCCGTAATGTTCTGCCCACTCTTCGTAGGTCCGCTGGATGCCGGGTTCGTATCGGCAAGGGGCCGTGACGCCAGAGCGAAGCTGATCGCACACAACAACCTCGGTGGCACCGCCAAAGTATTGGACCGCGTGGCAGTGGCTCGAAATCCAATCGGGCCCCCGTTGTGTGGGCGTCGCCTCAGCGTACGTGTAGTTGGAAGCTCCGACAACCGCCACGAAGAGCTCAACGTCGATGCGCTCGCCCGTCTTCGGATCCCAAATGCAAGGCTTCTTTCCGGAGTAGTCAACGAACGTCTTCTCGCCGCCGCGGTGAACCTGCCGCATCGAGTAGCTACGCTGCTTGAGCCACGCACGATACATGTCGCAGAACCGCGTGTACCCGTAGCCATTGGGGTTGTCCTGGACATACTCGAGGTGCAGAAGCTCGAGCGTCACGCCAGGATAGCGCCGCTCGCGATGGATCCACGCACAGTCGGGGCGTGGCCTCTCTGCCTCAGCAGAGGACGGGTACAGCCGCCTTTCAAGCGCGCTTGCTGCCAGCGTGTCCACCTCCGCGAACTGTGTGAAGCCTGCTTCCTTGGCACGGCGAACGGTCTCGCCTACCGCCCCCGCGCTGATTCCGAGGCTGCGGGCGATATCGCGATGGCTCCGCCCAAGCAGCCATTTCTGTCGAAGGATTTCTCTGACTTGTCTCATTGGTAGTCGCTCCGTAGGCATCCCCGGCTTTTAGCCGGGGGGCAGCCCCTTCGAGCAACTCCATCGCCGCGACGCGGCGTGTTCCTTCGCAGGACACGCTGCGGCATCCGCTGATCACGATCACCGATCTAGGTGATCATGATGGCCGATCCCGCTGATCGTGAGCACCGATCCAGGTGATCATGATGGCCGATCCCGGCGATCACGATGGTTCGATCCGAGCGATCACGATCCGCCGGTGCATGCATGCCGCAGTACCGGAGTGCCCAGACGCTGGCGGACCTCAGCGAGCGTGGGCTCGCAGTTGCCGAGCAGCGCGGGCGTCGAGGTCACCAGCACCAGCAGGGCCGCCCGGGTGGCGCTGTAGCGGCGGCGCACCCATCGCACCGCCCCGGGCAGTTCGATGTCTGGCCGCAGCCGATCGGCGGCTGCCTCTATCGACGGCGCGGCCTCCACCGCGGTCACCACGGCCTCGACCTCCTCCAGGGAGCCACTGAGCCGAGACGCCAAGCAGTCGGGCAACAGGCTGAAGGTCCGATGTGCCGTCGGGCAGTAGTACCGGGCCACCCGCATCCCAGCTGGCTCCACCCGGGCGTAGGTCCCGAGGCTGCGAAAGCCACATTTGCTACCAGATCCGTGCGCCGGACACCGCTCGAGCCTTGCCTGTTGCCAGCCTTCCTGCTTAACGTATTGCTCGCTGGTCAGTACTGTCGCTTGGCGCAACTGCACGACCGGCCAAGGGCTCGCACGGTTGCCTCCGTGGCGGGCCCAACCTTTTTCTGGGGTCCCAAGGGCGGGCGTTATGCCTGCCGGCCGGTAGCCTCACCCAGATCCCCGTTTCCCGCAAAAAGCCACCTCACCCTTGTCCCGCTTTCCGCCCCCTCATCACGAAAACCACCAGGGACCCAGTGCGGGAATTCCTTCCTGGGGGTTTACGGATTTACGTGAGACCTAACAATCGAGCACCGCTTGTTTTCCTTCATCACCCAGAACTGGCGCGGAAAGCCTCTGGTCACCCATCAAGTCATCGTCAATCTAATCGCAGCGACGACGACGACGACCGGACTGCTCGTGAAGAGCCGAGTCGACAGTCGCACTTACGCCAAGGGTCGCCGCGTCTCGGACAAGGACCTCGCGCTCGTGAATCTCGAGCCCAACGTCTTCCACGGCGAGTGGAACTACACCATCCACCCGACCGTACCGACATGACGAGACGATCGACTTTTTTCGCGGCAGCCCCTGGAGCCTAGGGGTCGAAATTGACAAGGATTCTATCCTTGCTAAAGTAAGGAAATGGCTCGCGTTACGAGCAAACTCCAGGTAACAGTCCCCAAGGTTATTGCGGAGCAGTTCGCCATCCACCCTGGTGACGAAATTGATTGGGTTCCAGCGGGCGACGGCATTCGCGTCGTAAAGCGCGCGCCAGCTCAGGGTAAACTTGCGGGCTCCGGCGCGAATGAACGCTTGCGGCTCTTCGATGAAGCCACCAAGCGACGGGAACAATCGCCCAAGTCACCTGCATCGAGTGGCGAGCGCGCTTGGACAAGAGAGGAGCTGTACGATCGTGGCCGCGTTGGTTGATACCAACGTGCTCGTGTACCGCTTCGATTCGCGGTTTCCGCAAAAACAAGCCACCGCTACGGCATGGTTAAGACAAGCAATTGCCGAAGAGGGTGCGCGCATTCCCCATCAAGCGCTTGTGGAATTCGTAGCGGTTGTCACCCGAAGCTTTGCCGGCGCTGCGCCGATTCTGAGCCGCGCGGAGGCAACACGTGAAGTTGAAGAACTGATCGCCCAATTTCCAATTCTGTATCCGAACGAGCATGTGTTTCTGTTGGCGCTACGGGGCATGGCAACCTACCAGCTCAGTTGGTTCGACGCCCATATGTGGGCCTACGGCGAACACTTCGGCCTTTCAGAACTATGGACAGAAGACTTTCAGCATGGCCGTTTATACGGCTCTGTTCGCGCTGTGAACCCCTTCATTTGATGGCATCACCCGAGCGAGCGACCATCCCTTGAACAAGTAGCGACAGGCTATGCCAGGGCGACTGTTGGCGATCGCGGGAAAGCGCAGAAAAGTGGACAGGCGGCCGAGATCACGGCTTGTCCGGGCGTTTTTGCCTCCGAGCATCGCTGGTGCCTTGGGCTTCGCGGCGCCTGAAGCTGTCGCCCTCGATGGGGATAATGTCGGCGTGGTGGATGATTCGATCGATAAGGGCGATGGCGCAGGTGGCGTTGGGGAAGATGGATGGCCAGTCTGAAAATGGCAGATTGGTCGTGAGCAGAATGCTCTTGTTCTCGTAGCGACGGGAGACGACTTGAAAGAGAAGGTCGGCGTTTCGATTGTCGTAGGAGAGATAGCCGAGCTCGTCGCACACGAGCAGCGCCGGTTGGGCGTAGTGGCGTAGACGGCGATCGAGACCGCGAGGGCTGTCCTGGCTGCTGAGGTCCATGAGGAGCTCCGCGGCTGTCACCGACAGGACCGAGTGGCCGTGAAGAATGGCTTGATGAGCGACGTTTTTGGCTATCATGGTTTTGCCGAGTCCTTGCGGAGCCACCAGGATGAGATTGCGACCATGTTTGGTGAAGTACAAGAATGGCGGCCGCGAGCTCAGCGGGAAGGGAGATCCGGTCGATGTCAACGTGCACGACTTCGTCGACGACGAAAAGGGACGCGCCACACCGTACGGCATCTACGACCTCCAGAAGAACGAGGCGTGGGTCAGCGTTAGCGTGAGCCACGACACGGGGGAATTCGCGGTGCAGAGCATCCGCACCTGGTGGAGCGAGATGGGCGCCCCGAGGTATCCAAACGCGACCTCGCTCGTGATCACGGCGGACGGAGGTGGAAGCAACGGCTATAGGCTGCGCCTATGGAAGCTCGAGCTACAAAAGCTCGTCGACGACCTGCGCTTCCCCATCACCGTCTGTCATCTGCTTCCGGGAACGAGCAAGTGGAACAAGATCGAGCACCGCTTGTATTCCTTCATCCCCCAGAACTGGCGCGGAAAGCCTCTGGTCACCCAATAAGTCATCGTCAATCTCATCGCGGCGACGACGACGAAGTCCGGACGGCTCGTGAAGAGCCGAGGCGACAGTCGCACTTGCGCCAAGGGTCGCCGCGTCTCGGACAAGGGCCTCGCACTCGTGAATCTCGAGCCCAACGTCTTCCACGGCGAGTGGAACTACACCATCCACCCGACCGTACCGACATGACGAGACGATCGACTTTTTTCGCGGCAGTCCCCAAGGCGCGGCGCCCCCGCTTGCAGCCGTCGGCTCGAGAGCCCACAATGTGGGCGATGGACCTTTATGCGGAGCTAACCCAGCTGCTGGGGGAAATGCAGCGGCTAAAAGTGGACTACGCACTGTGCGGCGGCATCGCGTTGGCGGTTCACGGTGTGCCCCGCGCGACCCAAGACATCGACATCCTTGTCCCGGAAGACGCGCTCGATGACTTGCGGCAAAGCGCCCGCGCCGCTGGATACGCTTTCGAGACCGAACCGCTCGATTTTCCAAGCGGCGTGACCATCGTGCGTTTCACCAAGGTCCTCGCCGACGGCCAACCGCTGATGCTTGATGCGCTTATTGCCAAGGGGCCGCTACACAAAGTGTGGAAGCAACGTCAGACCTTGAGTTTCGACGGCGGTACGGTGACCGTCGTCTCGCGCGAGGGGCTCATTTCACTGAAGCTTGCAGCAGGACGGCCTCAAGATCTGGTTGACGTTCAAAAACTCGCGGAGGTCAACCGTGGTTGACATGAGCCCTTCCGCCATCACCGAACGGCTCAAGAGCATGGCGGCCGCGCAGCGGCATCGTGGCTACGTCGCCAAGGGCGTGGATATGTCACCGGCCGCCATCTCCAGCCGCTTGAAGATGCAGAGCCAGTTGACGAACGTGTGCCTGCGCCTGGGCCAACTCCGACCGCGCGCACAAGAGTCATGAGCTCTGCACGTCGCGAACGATATCATCAGCAAGCTCGCGCAAGCATGGGCGGCGCACAGGAAGTCTAAGCACCACATCCTTCCGCGTCAGCCTGGCAACGCAAAGTAGAAATGTCCGCTTTTGTGCAGGCGGTCTCAAGGCAACGACGCAACGGTTCGACGTGACGATTCACTCGAACGGAGGCATATATGGGACGCTGGGGAGATGGCCAAGGGAAGCTGCGCACGGGACGAACGCGCCGAAAGCGCCAAGGGCGAACCTCTGCCCAGGGGCGCATGTGCGACATGGTGATGGTCGGCGACCGACCTGTGCAGGCTTCAGACCGAGCTGTCCCCGTGCATTGGGAGGAAGATCTCATCATCGGCAAGAATGGCGAATCCGCCATCGGAACTCTAGTAGAGGCCTAGCTACAATGCTGTTCACTTAAGAAACCTCGTAACCATCTGAAAATATTGTGCAATTCGTCTTGACAAGGCCCGAGGCTGCGAGCGCCGGCCTTCATGAGCCTGCTTCGTGGACCTGGCGATCACTTTCGAGCGTTCTTCAAACTGACCAGTGGCTGTGCGGACAAGTTCGACCGGACACGGACATGGAGCGCCCGCAGCGTCTTGATGTGGCTGATGGTCCTGACGATGCCGGACCGAAAGATGAGCTATCGACGGAGCTTGCGGATCGTGGCGTACTACGGGCGCAAGGTGTTCGATTGGGCGAAGGTACCGACGTTGTCGTCCATCAGTGAAGCAAGAAAGAAGGTCTCGATCGAGACATGCCGTGGGTTGCTGCACCAGCTGGTCGAGCGGTGCGAGTCCATCATGCCGACTCCGAAAACCCCGTGGGGGAAACGTCGATTCATCGCGTTCGATGGAACGCGGGTTGTGTTGCCGCGCAGCGCGGATACAGCGAGGAAGATGGCGCGGCCGAAGCGGCCGAATGGGACGTCGGTGCACAATCCACAAGGGTTGGTGGTGATGGCTGCGGATGTGTTTCGCCGTCTTCCGTTGGATTGGT belongs to Myxococcales bacterium and includes:
- the istA gene encoding IS21 family transposase: MPTERLPMRQVREILRQKWLLGRSHRDIARSLGISAGAVGETVRRAKEAGFTQFAEVDTLAASALERRLYPSSAEAERPRPDCAWIHRERRYPGVTLELLHLEYVQDNPNGYGYTRFCDMYRAWLKQRSYSMRQVHRGGEKTFVDYSGKKPCIWDPKTGERIDVELFVAVVGASNYTYAEATPTQRGPDWISSHCHAVQYFGGATEVVVCDQLRSGVTAPCRYEPGIQRTYEEWAEHYGTSVIPARPHHPKDKAKVETAVRVAQRWILARLRHEKHFSIVSLNERIWELLEDLNNRQMRIYKRSRREMFERLDKPMLRPLPERPFSYGEWKAVKVNIDYHVEVDGHYYSVPHQHVGEQVEARMSAFTVEVIRDGHRIASHARSFQRGRHTTVPEHMPAAHRKHMQWSPSRIANWAATIGPQTRLLVERILGDRPHPEQGYRSCLGILRLEKRYGASRLEAACARAVAVGARSYRHVDSILKNGLDASPLPSQENSSSAAPAAHSNIRGPNYYN
- a CDS encoding PIN domain-containing protein, which translates into the protein MAALVDTNVLVYRFDSRFPQKQATATAWLRQAIAEEGARIPHQALVEFVAVVTRSFAGAAPILSRAEATREVEELIAQFPILYPNEHVFLLALRGMATYQLSWFDAHMWAYGEHFGLSELWTEDFQHGRLYGSVRAVNPFI
- a CDS encoding nucleotidyl transferase AbiEii/AbiGii toxin family protein gives rise to the protein MWAMDLYAELTQLLGEMQRLKVDYALCGGIALAVHGVPRATQDIDILVPEDALDDLRQSARAAGYAFETEPLDFPSGVTIVRFTKVLADGQPLMLDALIAKGPLHKVWKQRQTLSFDGGTVTVVSREGLISLKLAAGRPQDLVDVQKLAEVNRG
- a CDS encoding AbrB/MazE/SpoVT family DNA-binding domain-containing protein, whose product is MARVTSKLQVTVPKVIAEQFAIHPGDEIDWVPAGDGIRVVKRAPAQGKLAGSGANERLRLFDEATKRREQSPKSPASSGERAWTREELYDRGRVG
- a CDS encoding ISAzo13 family transposase, with translation MKYKNGGRELSGKGDPVDVNVHDFVDDEKGRATPYGIYDLQKNEAWVSVSVSHDTGEFAVQSIRTWWSEMGAPRYPNATSLVITADGGGSNGYRLRLWKLELQKLVDDLRFPITVCHLLPGTSKWNKIEHRLYSFIPQNWRGKPLVTQ
- a CDS encoding ATP-binding protein; the protein is MYFTKHGRNLILVAPQGLGKTMIAKNVAHQAILHGHSVLSVTAAELLMDLSSQDSPRGLDRRLRHYAQPALLVCDELGYLSYDNRNADLLFQVVSRRYENKSILLTTNLPFSDWPSIFPNATCAIALIDRIIHHADIIPIEGDSFRRREAQGTSDARRQKRPDKP
- the istB gene encoding IS21-like element helper ATPase IstB, translating into MLKEQTLDKLRSLRLDAFATTWTEQQKNTEIARLSFDERLGLLVDAECLARENKRLSRLLKEAKLRLSQACIEDIDYSPRREIDKATVRQLASCAWIQQHQNVIVTGMTGTGKTFLACALAQQACRKGFSAIYRRASRLFDELALARADGSYVRLLAKLARADVLVVDDWGLAPAREQERRDFLEVLEDRYGQRSTIMTSQLPPNSWYEHLNDQTMADAILDRLLHNSHRIVLKGPSRRKTTQEIPTE